The genomic segment agatTTGAGAATTTGAACCTTTGTTGTCTTCTGAGGAGTCTGACCACAAGTATCACAAGTGAAGAATTTTAATCTTTtggttaaaaattaaatacaaaaattgaaagttaattgcgactttttatctcgcaattcttaatttttatgCAATCTCGTAATATCGCAATAATTTTTCACCACAGAAAGGcaactttttctcacaattgtgactttttttctcataattaagACAATCCAGACTTTTATTATCAGAACTGAGTGTTAACATCTTGAGTTTATATTGTGCAATTCTGCCTTTTATTCTCAAAATTGCAAGTTTACACCTcgcaatcattttatttatttatttatttattttgccatggaattaaaaaaaaaaaggtaattgataCTTTCTATATCTGAcatcagaccccccccccccaataattctgagtttatatagcATCTCACAATCGCAAGTTTTATAGACTTGTAATCGCTAAAGTTTAACATCTTTACCATAACATCAAAAACTGAGAACTATGAGATAAATAGTGGCATTTacggtttatttttttaatcccatggcagaaacaagcttccatgaaAGTGAGTTTGTGTTGTGAGACTTAACTAATTAAACCACAAACAAATCATATTTACTCTTTATCCTCACCGTGACCTCTCACGTGACTTTTTAACCTCTGTGCACACTGATCTTGAATATCTGAAGACTGATGGTGATTTGAGATGATTCATGTACAAGTACCTTGGCTGAAGTTTCAAACCATCCCACGAAGCCGTTCTCCTGGCAGAACTGCTCCATCTTGATGCCATTGTTGGTGAGAACGTCTCTGCCCTGATCGCACTTGTTGGCGAGCAATACAGCCGCCACATGTTTGCCGTTGGATAAACTCAACTTGGCATCCAGATCCTCCTTCCACTTGGCCACGGCCTCGAATGTTGACGGCCGTGTGACGTCGAAAACAATGAAGGCTCCCATGGCCTCTCGGTAATACACCCGCGTCATGTTCCCAAAACGCTCCTGGCCTGCGAAAGAGAATGAATCAAAACAAACCACATGACAGATAAAGCTATAGATAGGTCATTAACATACATACATTTCACCGTGACTTCATGATGGTCACGGCAGAACTCAAAGACAACAATGAGAGGTTTATCCTCAGCTGAAGCCTTGGGCGAATGCGCTATAAACCACAGTCTctttgcttttgcttttctttttgatCCACGTGATCATACTTTGAGATTCTTTTACACATTTCCAAGGGTCACAACTAAAGCCTGGATATCGTTAATGAGGAAAAGCACATTCCAAAGGCTCAAAGTGATCAACTCCACTGAGCTTCAGCTTCACGCCGTTAAACTTAAAACTCAGTGCTCAGGATTAGTGTCAGAAGTTCCTGGAGACGCGAAGTGAGAAACTATGAGGAGAAACTACCCAGCTAGCAAAGTTAAGAATAAAGTTCTTCCAAGAACTTTTGTTCAAATTATGTGGTCTGATCATTCTAAAAATGTTAGCACACAACCATCTGTACATCgttcattgatttttttattttattttcagattcaCTGTAGTTGAACGTTTTTTAAATGTTGCTATTTGTTTCAGAATATTCAGAGAATATTCAAAAGTAACGGTCCATAATGTTAGCAAAATTCTAAAATGGAATGTTGCCTTAATGTttccatgttgttgtttttttacttttagaaaatattctaaaataatttcagaacttaataaatacatttttgattaatagtttccaattaaaactaaataaattatgctttctttacagtaaatgtctttttgataacaaatgcaatgacattcagtcATGTAAACGTTTTAAGTGCCCAAATACCTCTGTAATAGagttaattcgtttttttttttctcttgataaGGGCTTCACAATAGCAAATCACGCTCCTGTCTGATATATCtgctcatttcatttatttactacAACGTTTCTGTTTTCCTTCTGTGTTTCTTAGGTGGAAATCTCCCTCACATGAGCCGAACACATGACCGCGCATAACGAGCGCGCGCCTGAGGAACGTTATTCAAGAGAGAGTAAAACAATGCGGCTTCGTAATTATATTTCGACTTATTTTAATACGTTTGATCCACATAACAACATAAGAAAGTTGTATAAagccttggtgtgtgtgtgtgtgtgtgtgtgtgtgtatctatctatcaaatATTATAAAAGTTATGAACTTTGACAAGTTCAAAATACGTACATAGTAGGTCTCTAAGGCTGTACATATTCAAatgaatatatttctaaaattCATTGTGTAATTATTTTgcttatattattgttgttgatatatatatatatatatatatatatatatatatatataagctaatagtctcaacaacaataatatatatatatatatatatatatatatatatatatataagctaataGTCTCAACAACATAAGCTAATAGtctcaacaacaataatatatatatataattttaaacaaatcttAGGCACAGAAGAatagtttgtatatatatatatataaaaaaaaaaaaaaaaaaacaggattaattttttaaaagtgtaaattaCCGGCGATGTCCCACAGTTGCAGTCTAACGGTCTCCTGCTCAAGGTTGAGAACTTTGAGCGCGAAATCCACGCCGATGGTCGCGCGGTAGTTCGCTGAAAAGTTCTGGTGCACGTAGCGCTTGATGATGCTGGTTTTCCCCACACCCAGATCCCCGATCACCAGGATTTTATACAAGTGCTCCTTCAGGTGATGGTTCTGCATGTCTGCGTGAGACGGAGCCGATCATGGACGCGTGTGATCCGCGGTCAGACTCTGAGGGGAGAAACAGAAACGCCCcgcagagagaaatgcacaacTTGTGACTCGTCAGTCGAGCATGAGACCAGATACGTGAGGAAACGGAGGGGCTGAGCATCTGTTGATACTTCATCAACGGTATGGTAATCACAGTTGGCAAAAAAGACGATTTATTCAGTTAGATTAAATGCTAACAAAGAGTCGGCTAGCAGATAGAACCGCTGTGAAATGTAGCCTACTTAGCATGATCAACGCCTTCAGCAACTGACATGTTTTCATCAGCAGTTTCAGTGGTAAAGGTCTCAAAAAAGTGTCAAGACTTAAATGTAAGGCCTATTGTAAATTTACACTGATTATCCTAAAATACAGGGGTTCTCAAAGTGGGGTCTGCAAAATAATCTCAGGTCTACATGAGGGTAGAGCTCACTATAGGAGGACATTAACATGAACTTCATCTTCAGAACTGCTCTGAGTcactaaaaaaaacaattcaccatttaatttgagaaatcatatcactcacactcactcaaacacacacaaaaaaaatcaaaggtCTTTACgacaacccatcaaaataaaagtcaggtttgaagatattttaatagaaatatatCACCATTGTGCAATAGAATGTAAGTctcaaagttaataataataacttatttttatagGAATAATCACAAATGTTCTTCCATGTTTAAGTTTTAACAGTAAACATGTTGTGCAGCACAGTACTAGTTAAGTCACGAGTTAAGTAGTTGAAAGTTAATGTTTTGATGCCTTCATCTTGTTACTACTGTTTTTGATTATAAATTTGTATGAAATAAAACatccagaaaaaaattaaacgGGCAACACAGAATttcttagatataattttatagggccctatatttgttcaataaattaatacattaattgttacattttgttttataatttaaattcattAGATTCATTTGGTTTTTGAATACTACAATTTAATTGAACTATTAAACCCAAAATCCAGAAAAATCTAAacggaaaaaaataatatgaggGGGTCCCACAAAGTTTGAGAACCCCTGCAAAAATATACCATGTTAAACCTGGTACTGAAATtgtcagcaaacacacacacatttagctgTTTAAATGGGTACTTTACATAGACTTAATACACTGCTTCTGTATTTCTACAAGGGAacaaactattttcttttttacaccATTTCTACAAATGTCAACAACCCGAAAATATTTTGGTGTGTACTGACAGGTTTAGCTCACTTTTGGGTGCAAATATGTAagtacacacaaacatttttggaCATTGTATCATGGAGCCATGATACCATCGTATGGTTTAAACTAAAGTCATTTTCAATACCCAGTTTATACAGTTATATAGTAATCACCATGGCACCACCACAGTTTTGTAAGGTTCAGTTCAGTCATTGTAAATTTAAATGGCTTCCTTCAAACTGTGCAACATGCCTTGGATTGGTTATATGAGACAAGAGAACAATGACTTAACTAATTCTGATGCAAGCAGTTCCTTTAAGCTTTAAACAATGTGTACCCGGAGATCATTGATGCTGTAGTTATGACAAATGTCAGGTGCATTACATCTCAAATGACCGACACTCACTTGAAcggttaaaaataaatgaaattgattTACGGAACAAGTTTATACTAATCATGCGCTTTTCACttaggctacaaaaaaaaataaaaaataaagtcaagCACACCGGAGGTCAAAAGTACCTTAAAAAgcaactttattaaaataatgacataCAGGAGcacgaaaaaaataataataatgcatagatTTTATGATAAAAACCATTGGATTCATATGGTCTTAAACAGCTTAACTGTTGGCAAAGGACTCAAAGTATACATACAAATCCCTTTAGTCTACTGCTATTGATAAAGTGTGGTTCTTTGAACCAAAAGTACTGATCTTCCTGAGGATAACTGCCAACTTGATATTCTCGGCATACAACATAACTTTGTCCAAATAAAAGAGTGGTGTAAAAATTGAGGAGTGTGCAAATGTGACTTTCAGAGCTCACATGGATAATGAAAATCTGAAAtccctttatataaaaaaaaaataataataaaattaaaaaaaaagagaaactttAAGAAGCTGAGGCATGTCGCAGGACCTGAAGACACTCTACTTTCATTAGCAcagatataacaaaaaaaaaatgctgttttcgaTTACACAGTCCTTGTGGAAATCCACACGAATGGTACAAAAAGGACAGGACAactttgagtttaaaacaacaaacaaattaaGATTTAGATCAATTTAAAACCATAACTACATTCTAGATAGGGGTGGTTTTGGGTAAGGGCAACAATTGGAAGAGTTGGTGACCCAAGACCAAGAATCAGGTGGACAGGTGGCTCAGAGGAAGATGATAACTGGAGAATTTGAAGAAGCAGAAACTAAATGACCCCACCAAAAACAAAAGCAGTAAAAGGCACTGAAGAAATATACATTCCCTAGAGGccagcaagagagagaaagacaaagctTTGTAGACT from the Carassius gibelio isolate Cgi1373 ecotype wild population from Czech Republic chromosome A15, carGib1.2-hapl.c, whole genome shotgun sequence genome contains:
- the LOC128029235 gene encoding ras-related protein Rab-38-like, translated to MQNHHLKEHLYKILVIGDLGVGKTSIIKRYVHQNFSANYRATIGVDFALKVLNLEQETVRLQLWDIAGQERFGNMTRVYYREAMGAFIVFDVTRPSTFEAVAKWKEDLDAKLSLSNGKHVAAVLLANKCDQGRDVLTNNGIKMEQFCQENGFVGWFETSAKENINIDEAAHCLVKHIIANENDLLQSEVVDTISPLQESSRGGTCSSCFRS